One segment of Deinococcus metalli DNA contains the following:
- the nadE gene encoding ammonia-dependent NAD(+) synthetase, translating to MSALRDRIRAELNVQPDIDPTHEVERRVAFLSAYLGATPAAGFVLGISGGQDSTLAGRLCQLAAERVRAGGGAANFIAVRLPYGVQADEADAQAALAFIRPDHTVTVNICPSADAAARAAADALGTDLRDFVRGNVKARERMVAQYAIAGQLNLLVVGTDHAAEAVTGFFTKYGDGGVDLTPLTGLTKRQGAQLLAHLGAPESAWKKVPTADLEDGRPGLPDEAALGVTYAQIDAYLEGRDIEASAAERIETMFVNTRHKRALPVTPFDGWWAAQP from the coding sequence ATGAGTGCGCTCCGCGACCGCATCCGCGCCGAACTGAACGTCCAGCCGGACATTGACCCCACCCACGAGGTCGAGCGGCGCGTCGCGTTCCTCAGCGCCTACCTGGGCGCCACCCCCGCCGCCGGCTTCGTGCTGGGCATCAGCGGCGGACAGGACAGCACCCTGGCGGGCCGGCTGTGCCAGCTCGCCGCCGAACGCGTGCGCGCCGGGGGCGGCGCGGCCAACTTCATCGCCGTGCGCCTCCCCTACGGCGTGCAGGCCGACGAGGCTGACGCGCAGGCGGCGCTGGCTTTCATCCGCCCGGACCACACGGTCACCGTGAACATCTGCCCCAGCGCCGACGCCGCCGCGCGTGCCGCCGCCGACGCCCTGGGCACAGACCTGCGCGACTTCGTGCGCGGCAACGTCAAGGCCCGCGAGCGCATGGTCGCGCAGTACGCCATCGCCGGGCAGCTGAACCTCCTTGTGGTCGGCACGGACCACGCCGCCGAGGCGGTCACCGGCTTTTTCACCAAGTACGGCGACGGCGGCGTGGACCTCACGCCCCTGACCGGCCTGACCAAACGCCAGGGCGCGCAGCTGCTCGCGCACCTCGGCGCGCCCGAGAGCGCGTGGAAGAAGGTGCCCACCGCCGACCTCGAGGACGGCCGCCCCGGCCTGCCCGACGAGGCCGCCCTGGGCGTCACCTACGCCCAGATCGACGCGTACCTGGAAGGCCGCGACATCGAGGCCAGCGCCGCCGAGCGCATTGAGACCATGTTCGTGAACACCCGCCACAAACGCGCACTGCCCGTCACGCCGTTCGACGGCTGGTGGGCAGCTCAGCCCTGA
- a CDS encoding ADP-ribose pyrophosphatase — protein MSPVDGAVFIGRCQPPHDAHVGAVLAALDAAPRAVALLGSANLARSVRNPLSAPERARLLRAAVRDAGGDVRRVTIRPLPDRFDGERWAADVRAVVAGVLGPAARIALVGHEKDASGAYLRWFPGWTRVPLPGVPGLDATRIRAAWLTGAPLPPGVPPRVTAWLAAFAARPAFARLAADWVAVEAARAALPPGVRLHEERWLQIHAGQVWLHTRRGDIGWGLWELPGRVLSPGHRPERDGVVFGNPARALVGQAVAHVYRAPPPPDVLARPVDLAAALARPRRFHEDHHVILTRLLGG, from the coding sequence ATGAGCCCCGTGGACGGCGCGGTGTTCATCGGGCGCTGCCAGCCGCCGCACGACGCGCATGTCGGGGCGGTCCTGGCGGCGCTGGACGCCGCGCCGCGCGCCGTGGCGCTGCTGGGCAGCGCGAACCTCGCGCGCAGCGTCCGCAATCCCCTGAGCGCTCCGGAACGCGCCCGGCTGCTGCGCGCCGCCGTGCGGGACGCTGGGGGCGACGTGCGGCGCGTGACCATCCGCCCGCTGCCCGACCGCTTTGACGGCGAGCGCTGGGCGGCCGACGTGCGCGCGGTGGTGGCCGGCGTGCTCGGCCCGGCCGCGCGGATCGCCCTGGTCGGGCACGAGAAGGACGCCAGCGGCGCGTACCTGCGCTGGTTTCCCGGCTGGACGCGCGTGCCCCTGCCCGGCGTGCCCGGTCTGGACGCCACCCGCATCCGCGCCGCTTGGCTGACTGGAGCCCCCCTGCCGCCGGGCGTGCCCCCGCGGGTGACCGCGTGGCTGGCGGCCTTCGCGGCGCGCCCGGCGTTTGCTCGCCTGGCGGCCGACTGGGTCGCCGTCGAGGCTGCCCGCGCGGCGCTGCCACCCGGCGTCCGGCTCCACGAGGAACGCTGGCTGCAGATCCACGCCGGTCAGGTATGGCTGCACACGCGCCGGGGCGACATCGGCTGGGGGCTGTGGGAGCTGCCGGGACGGGTGCTGTCGCCGGGGCACCGACCGGAGCGGGACGGCGTGGTGTTCGGCAATCCCGCCCGCGCGCTCGTCGGGCAGGCGGTCGCGCACGTCTACCGGGCGCCGCCCCCGCCGGACGTGCTCGCCCGGCCAGTCGACCTCGCGGCGGCCCTGGCCCGCCCTCGCCGCTTCCACGAGGACCACCACGTCATCCTGACGCGGCTGCTGGGGGGCTAG
- a CDS encoding nicotinate phosphoribosyltransferase gives MTPAPLPPAPSAVFTDLYQLTMMQGYVEHGLHTQEAVFDLSFRRRPFRGGYALWAGLEPMLDALEALHFTGDELAYLDGLGLFRPAFVDALRGWRFTGRVDAFREGSVVFGHEPLLTVTAPLWEAQLVETMLLNTLNFQTLVATKAARCVLAAASSPHGGTVVEFGARRAQGPDGALSATRAAVVGGAVGTSNVEAGLRWGLPVTGTHAHAWVESFPDELSAFRAYARTYPDATTLLLDTVDTLASGLPNALTVARELRAAGHELRGVRLDSGDLAYLSRRIRADLDAAGFEDVRIVASNDLSEDVITALIAEGARIDVYGVGTQLVTAGGEGGGALGGVYKLVQLGGRPRMKLTADPGKASVPGVKHVWRGAEGPAPDAPYAWDVLTLGEPPEPGDVVSDPVNPLRAARVPAGLHWAPAREMVMRGGVRTGAPEALLDVQARARRELARVPAGTRRLLNPHVYRVSLAPEVAALRDRERARLLGQSSA, from the coding sequence GTGACCCCTGCGCCCCTGCCACCTGCGCCGTCGGCCGTGTTCACGGACCTGTATCAGCTCACCATGATGCAGGGGTACGTCGAGCACGGCCTGCACACGCAGGAAGCGGTGTTCGACCTGAGTTTCCGGCGTCGGCCGTTCCGGGGCGGGTACGCGCTGTGGGCGGGCCTGGAGCCCATGCTGGACGCGCTGGAGGCCCTGCACTTTACGGGGGACGAGCTGGCGTACCTGGACGGCCTGGGCCTGTTCCGCCCGGCGTTTGTGGACGCCCTGCGGGGGTGGCGCTTCACTGGGCGGGTGGACGCCTTCCGCGAGGGCAGCGTGGTGTTCGGGCACGAACCGTTGCTGACCGTGACCGCGCCGCTGTGGGAAGCGCAGCTCGTCGAGACCATGCTGCTGAACACCCTGAACTTCCAGACGCTGGTCGCCACGAAGGCCGCGCGCTGCGTGCTGGCCGCCGCGTCGAGCCCGCACGGGGGCACGGTCGTGGAGTTCGGCGCGCGCCGGGCGCAGGGGCCGGACGGCGCGCTCTCGGCCACGCGCGCGGCGGTGGTGGGCGGCGCGGTCGGCACCAGCAACGTGGAGGCCGGCCTGCGCTGGGGGCTGCCGGTCACCGGGACGCACGCGCACGCGTGGGTGGAGAGCTTTCCCGACGAACTGAGCGCGTTCCGCGCGTACGCCCGCACATACCCGGACGCCACGACCCTGCTGCTCGACACGGTGGACACCCTGGCGAGCGGCCTGCCGAACGCGCTGACGGTCGCCCGCGAGCTGCGCGCCGCCGGGCACGAGCTGCGCGGCGTGCGATTGGACAGCGGCGACCTCGCGTACCTGTCGCGGCGGATTCGGGCGGACCTCGACGCGGCGGGTTTCGAGGACGTGCGGATCGTGGCCAGCAACGACCTCTCGGAGGACGTGATCACCGCGCTGATCGCGGAGGGCGCGCGGATCGACGTGTACGGCGTGGGCACCCAGCTCGTCACGGCGGGTGGCGAGGGCGGTGGCGCGCTGGGCGGCGTGTACAAGCTGGTGCAGCTGGGCGGGCGGCCCCGCATGAAGCTCACCGCCGATCCCGGCAAGGCCAGCGTGCCGGGCGTCAAGCACGTGTGGCGCGGCGCAGAGGGCCCGGCACCCGACGCGCCCTACGCGTGGGACGTCCTGACGCTTGGGGAGCCGCCCGAGCCGGGCGACGTGGTGAGCGACCCCGTGAACCCGCTGCGCGCCGCGCGTGTGCCCGCCGGGCTGCACTGGGCGCCGGCCCGTGAGATGGTCATGCGGGGTGGCGTCCGCACGGGCGCGCCCGAGGCCCTGCTGGACGTGCAGGCGCGGGCGCGGCGCGAACTCGCCCGTGTGCCGGCCGGCACCCGCCGCCTGCTGAACCCGCACGTGTACCGCGTGAGCCTCGCCCCGGAGGTGGCCGCCCTGCGCGACCGGGAACGCGCGCGGCTGCTGGGCCAGTCCAGCGCGTGA